Proteins co-encoded in one Amaranthus tricolor cultivar Red isolate AtriRed21 chromosome 7, ASM2621246v1, whole genome shotgun sequence genomic window:
- the LOC130818332 gene encoding histone H2A.6-like: MTGRGKTLGSGAAKKATSRSSKAGLQFPVGRIARFLKAGKYAERVGAGAPVYLAAVLEYLAAEVLELAGNAARDNKKTRIVPRHIQLAVRNDEELSKLLGDVTIANGGVMPNIHNLLLPKKSGTKASAEDDS; this comes from the exons ATGACTGGTAGAGGCAAAACTCTAGGTTCTGGAGCCGCAAAGAAGGCTACATCTCGTAGTAGTAAAGCTGGGCTACAGTTTCCTGTTGGTCGTATTGCTCGATTCTTGAAGGCTGGTAAATATGCCGAACGTGTTGGTGCCGGAGCTCCGGTTTACCTTGCTGCTGTTCTTGAATACCTTGCCGCTGAG GTTTTAGAATTGGCTGGAAATGCAGCGAGAGACAACAAGAAGACCCGAATTGTTCCAAGACATATTCAATTAGCAGTAAGAAATGATGAAGAGTTGAGCAAATTGTTGGGAGATGTGACAATTGCTAATGGTGGTGTGATGCCAAACATTCACAATCTTCTTCTACCAAAGAAGAGTGGTACCAAGGCTTCAGCTGAGGATGATTCTTAG
- the LOC130818254 gene encoding formin-like protein 5, with amino-acid sequence MVKLLKMQIKDVGISMVFVLLFCSFLGMTLEDRKVIQGILSGLDLNSASEDLNEKLVEVLASSCSLELIHLKQTYKDIGFCNPDASGKRTEKCSIDQTVTEEDVWRVLGILDSQKMKSIINCFRENYIITPISGEDANPVSWFRKHLDYSFLKLNPTADSRRLLAQAPAGPPSPQSAGGKSSGKRKAPPPVDKFFIPIPVLPTKNGGGDSEPVTTTGNGSKNNNHTTIVVAVVVTALVTFVAALCLFLCCRKAFGGGSNLEHKDDRPLLSLSLSEASGSSSKSWAYENSVHKDKMGNQVYMNNVNSETGAMASNVKLSMESSDYMMASAAAINASNVSSNSNTSPALKPPPGRTGLPAPGLPPLKPPPGRAEPLPPERPASLRPFSDPESRPPPPPKPPATAPPPPPKPPAPAPPPPPPGPPPPVGRKGTPGPGAPPLPTPSRPPPIAVKGRSKEDEKAKLKPFHWDKVQANAEHSMVWDQLKSGSFQFNEEMIQSLFGYAATENKNDKKNHSSSRDSQSQFIQLIDQKKAQNLSILLRALNVTTDEVRDALLEGNELPSELLETLLKMAPTPEEELKLRLYNGEISQLGPAERFLKALVDVPFAFRRLKTLLFMGTLQEEATSVKESFIILEAACKELRNSRLFLKLLEAVLKTGNRMNDGTYRGGAQAFKLDTLLKLADVKGTDGKTTLLHFVVQEIIRSEGVRAARAMRESKSFSSIKSDDLSEDVQEDSEEHYRSLGLQVVSGLSDQLENVKKAACLDSDTLVGTLARLGNALLISKNFLKEIKELDEVSGFHEALNCFIEHTEGDVTQLLEEEKKIMALVKSTADYFHGQSGKEEGLRLFVIVRDFIIMLEKACREVKERPRWPTRNQKTREPPSRQTSTETPQTPFSPDFRQKLFPAIAERRTETGFSSDDD; translated from the exons ATGGTGAAGCTACTAAAgatgcaaataaaagatgtggGGATTTCAATGGTGTTTGTTCTTTTGTTTTGCTCTTTCTTGGGAATGACCCTGGAAGATAGAAAGGTGATTCAAGGAATACTCTCTGGTTTGGACCTCAATTCTGCTTCTGAAGATTTAAATGAGAAATTG GTCGAGGTATTAGCGAGCAGTTGCAGCCTTGAGTTGATACATTTGAAACAAACTTATAAGGATATAGGTTTTTGCAACCCAGATGCTTCTGGCAAAAGAACTGAAAAATGCTCCATCGATCAGACAGTAACAGAGGAGGATGTTTGGAGAGTTCTCGGCATTCTGGATTCACAAAAAATGAAAAGCATTATTAATTGCTTCCGAGAGAACTATATAATCACCCCAATCTCGGGTGAAGATGCTAATCCTGTTAGTTGGTTTCGTAAACATCTGGATTACTCGTTCTTAAAGCTGAACCCCACTGCTGATTCAAGAAGGCTTCTCGCTCAAGCTCCTGCTGGTCCCCCTTCACCTCAGTCCGCTGGCGGTAAAAGCTCCGGTAAGCGCAAGGCTCCGCCTCCAGTGGACAAGTTTTTCATTCCGATTCCTGTTCTACCCACAAAGAACGGAGGTGGAGATTCGGAGCCAGTCACCACAACAGGAAATGGCAGTAAAAACAACAACCATACTACAATCGTTGTTGCCGTAGTTGTTACCGCACTTGTAACATTTGTTGCAGCTTTATGTCTGTTCTTATGCTGCCGCAAAGCTTTTGGCGGAGGTTCAAATTTAGAACATAAGGATGATAGGCCCCTTCTAAGTCTAAGCTTGAGCGAGGCTAGTG GTTCTTCATCAAAAAGTTGGGCCTATGAAAATTCTGTTCACAAAGACAAGATGGGAAATCAAGTATATATGAATAATGTGAATAGCGAGACTGGTGCTATGGCTTCGAATGTTAAGTTATCGATGGAATCTTCTGACTATATGATGGCAAGTGCGGCAGCCATTAATGCTTCCAATGTGTCTAGCAATAGTAACACATCTCCAGCGTTGAAGCCGCCTCCTGGAAGAACTGGTTTGCCTGCCCCTGGACTACCTCCTTTGAAGCCTCCTCCTGGGAGAGCCGAACCTTTGCCCCCTGAACGTCCTGCTTCCTTGAGGCCATTCTCCGACCCTGAAAGCCGCCCTCCTCCTCCACCAAAGCCCCCAGCAACAGCCCCTCCTCCTCCACCTAAACCTCCAGCACCAGctcctcctccacctcctcctGGGCCTCCACCACCAGTAGGCCGAAAAGGTACGCCTGGTCCTGGGGCTCCACCACTACCTACACCATCTCGACCCCCTCCAATTGCAGTCAAAGGTAGGTCTAAAGAAGATGAGAAGGCGAAATTGAAACCATTCCACTGGGACAAGGTTCAAGCCAATGCCGAACATTCAATGGTTTGGGACCAACTTAAATCCGGGTCTTTCCA GTTCAATGAAGAGATGATACAATCTTTATTTGGTTATGCCGCTACTGAGAACAAAAACGACAAAAAGAATCATTCTTCCTCTCGTGATTCACAATCACAATTCATTCAACTTATAGACCAGAAGAAGGCTCAAAATTTATCTATCCTCTTGCGGGCATTAAACGTGACTACAGATGAAGTCCGCGATGCTCTGTTGGAAG GAAATGAGCTTCCTTCGGAACTCCTTGAGACTTTGTTAAAAATGGCTCCAACCCCAGAAGAAGAACTAAAACTGAGACTTTACAATGGTGAAATATCTCAACTTGGACCAGCTGAGCGATTTTTGAAGGCTTTAGTTGACGTCCCGTTTGCCTTCAGACGACTCAAGACATTGCTTTTTATGGGTACTCTTCAGGAAGAAGCTACATCGGTGAAGGAATCGTTTATAATTCTCGAG GCTGCTTGTAAGGAGCTCCGAAACAGCCGCCTTTTTCTGAAACTTCTAGAAGCTGTTCTTAAGACGGGCAATCGTATGAATGATGGAACGTATCGTGGTGGTGCACAAGCATTTAAGCTGGATACACTGCTGAAATTGGCCGATGTAAAAGGGACAGATGGCAAGACCACACTTCTGCATTTTGTCGTTCAAGAAATAATCCGCTCAGAAGGTGTGAGGGCGGCCCGTGCTATGCGAGAGAGCAAAAGCTTTTCTAGCATCAAATCAGATGATCTTTCGGAAGATGTTCAGGAAGATTCCGAAGAACACTATCGCTCTCTTGGTCTGCAGGTTGTTTCGGGATTAAGCGACCAGCTAGAAAATGTTAAGAAAGCTGCGTGTTTGGATTCGGATACTTTGGTGGGAACCCTTGCTAGGCTCGGAAACGCTTTGCTTATATCAAAGAATTTCCTCAAAGAAATAAAAGAACTCGACGAAGTCAGCGGGTTCCATGAAGCCCTTAATTGCTTTATAGAGCATACCGAGGGCGATGTCACACAGCTATTAGAGGAAGAAAAGAAGATTATGGCACTTGTGAAGAGTACAGCGGATTACTTCCATGGACAATCGGGAAAGGAAGAAGGATTGCGCTTGTTTGTCATTGTtcgggattttataattatgttggaaaagGCTTGTCGAGAAGTGAAAGAACGGCCGAGGTGGCCTACCAGAAATCAGAAAACTAGAGAGCCTCCTTCGAGGCAAACGTCTACTGAAACGCCTCAAACGCCATTTTCTCCCGACTTTCGCCAAAAACTTTTCCCAGCTATCGCAGAAAGGCGAACGGAAACCGGTTTCAGCTCAGATGATGATTGA